GAGGCGTGCATTATGAATATGACAGGTGAGAACAGAGCACAGAAATCAGTACAAAGCAGGGGAGTCAGCAGAAGCAATGGGGAAGCACAGGAATGAAGCAAGTGTACACTGCAGTGACAGCAGGAGCGTGCAGATTGTAGAGCacagaagaaaaaggagaattGGAGAATAGAAAAAGCAAGAGAGGGCAGAGGGTGCGGGAGCACAGAAAACACATTTGTGAGGTAGTCAGATAGCGGGAGCATAAGCCTACAGGAAGAAAAGGTGTCGAGAGAGCAGGGGTAACCAGGGAGCATAGGTCGTGAAGGAGAAACAGCACAGGCACAGATAATGCATTAGCGAATTAGTCAGACAGCTGGAGCACCAAGAGTGGTGGTGAGGGTGAAGACTGATCTTGCCTCCAACCACTGTTCACTCACTTACTGGGACAATCTCAGTCTAGGCAATTACCAGTGGGTCAGCCTGGCATTGCCACCCCTCGGCAAGTCCCTGTGAACACCCAGCACTCCACATATTCCAGTATGAGAACCACTGAATTAAATTCTGATATCCAGTCCTTTCACTCAAATCGCCAATAGTGCAACTCAGTCCCTACTCTTATTTAACAGGATCATTTTTAAAGTCCCCCCTCAGAACTGCTTTGGTAAACATCACCTGACTTAGTTTGACTTCAACTGGCCATCTTAATCTTTGGCTCAGCCATTGTATGGCAGCTACATGCTTTCTTTAAAATTTCTGCAGGTAGAGCTCACCCAATTTGGAAAGATGATTACAATTCCAAAACAATTCATCTGCCATTCTAAGCCTGCAGACCTTCCCTCTTGAAATGAACTAGTTTATATCATTCTTAGTACAATGGCGTTTCCTTAGTTCTTGATTTAGTTTATCCTGATTGCTCTTAAAAACTTGTAACAAAAGCTGTCAACTAGGAGGAAATGCAGTCTCGAGTCAGAAGCTGGCTTCTGCAAATTGGCCCAGCTTCGTCGTTATGGTTGTAGCTCACGTAGGTACCTTATTGTGAAAGCAAGCTGATCTTTGGCCAAAGAGTATCCATGAGGAATGTTGGGTGAAGCTATTCTTTTTAGGAAATGCAGGAGtgttcacacactccccagctttGCATTGTTCTAAACTCAAATTAGTTTGTTTTTGTTAATTCCCCCACCCCAATATAATCATCATATAACAGTTTGTTCTTCCAATTTAAAGTTCAGCTCTTCAGGTAGCCACACCTGATGTCTCTGTGCTCTGAAGCTGCTGCTTTTGCTCATccagagaggtgacttgacagaggtccATGTCTACGTTAGTTGGTTTGTAGGCAGCAGAGGTTTTCCACTTGCCCCGTTTGGCCAGCAGGTGGTGAGCCAAGCCGGCAAACACCAGAGTCAAGACGGCGATGGCGAAAATGGAGGCCAGAACCACGACGAGCGAGACCCCAGCCTGGCCAGGTTGGATGACACGGGGCGAGGAGGTAGTGGGGATTAGGGTGCTGCCACTGCCGGAGCCTTCGACGTCGCAAGTGGTACCATCTTCCTGAAGCACCAAGCCCTCTTTGCAGTCACATTTGAAGCTGCCAGGGGTGTTGGTGCAAGTCATGTCGCAAGCGTCGGAGTCACACTCATTGATATCGTCGCAAAGGTTGAGACGGTCATTATAAATATAACCCACGGGGCAATAGCAGTCTGATCCAATGCAGCGGGCAGCACAGGGGTTTGTTTTTTCCTCGCAATAGAACACACATTCTCGACTATCTTGGGGGTCCTGGTGGTAGCCTGGATAGCAGCTGCATTTGTAACTTCCCGGAGTGTTGGCACAGCGTTGGGCACAGGGGGTGATGGTCTCACACTCGTTAACGTCCTCACACTTGTTGTCCCTGCCCAGCCGGTAACCGGGGAAGCACTCGCAGCTGAAGTTGCCCGGGGTGTTCACGCAGCGCTGCTCGCACGGTCTGTGCTGGCACTCGTCCACGTCGGTGCAGCTCTTGCTGTCCTCGCCCAGGGTGTAGCCGTCCCAGCACAGGCAGTACGGGGTGCCGCTCTGCACGATGCAGCGGTGCTCGCACCTCGCCTCCCGGCACGGGTCGAAGGGCTGGCAGCTGGTGTTGTCCTCGCCCAGGGTGTAGCCGGCCGGGCAGCCGCACCACGGGCCGCCGCCGGGCCCCGAATCGCCGTGGCACGTGTGCTGGCAGCCGCCGTTCTCCACCTGGCAGGCCCAGGGCGCCGAGGCCTGAGGGCCCCGCCAGGCCCCGCGCGCCTCGCCCGCCTGCCCCGGGCGGCAGGTGAACTCCAGGCCCCAGGGGGCCACCTGCGCTCGGGTGCCGGCGGGCAGCTCGGACAGGTGGCGGCCGTCGGCGCCGAACGGGGTGCGGTAGACCACGGTGGCGTTGCCGCCGGCCCTCAGGCGCCCGCAGCTGCCCGGGTACCGGTACTCGCACAGGACCCCGTCCGCCTTCTGGTTGCACGGCCGCTCCTCCCAGGTGCCGCCGGCGGACACCGTCACGCAGCGGGGGCCGCACTCCTCCGTCGCCGCGCCCCACTGGCTGTAGTTGGCGGCGGCCTCGCCGTCCACCCAGCGGTAGCCCCGCAGCAGGCTCTCGTTGCTAGGGCAGGCCTTGTGGTGCAGCTGCAGGCCGATCCAGAAGTTCTCCTTCACTCCTCCTCCCGTCCAGCGGGGGCGCTCGCCCCCTCCCGCTGCGGGGCTCTCGGTTCCTCCTCCCGTCCAGCGGGGGCGCTCGCCCCCTCCCGCTGCGGGGCTCTCGGTTCCTCCTCCCGTCCAGCGGGGGCGCTCGCCCCCCACTTCGCCGCCGGAGCCCAGCAGCACGGCGATGGCTTCGGCAGCCACGGTGGAGCCGACGGTCATAGCATCTCCCTGGCCGTTCTTGCAGAGTTTGCGGGCCATGTTGAACTTCCTGCGCTGCCGCTGCAGGCTGTAGCAGACGGTGGCGACGCAGACGCTGGGGGTGGGCTCCTGCACCGCGGGCTGTGGGCTCAGCACTCCGTGCACCAGCCCACCGTGCAACCCGGCGCTCAGGCAGAGGCACAGCAGCAACAACattgtctccactctctctgcttCTGTGCTGCTCCAGAAACCACTTCTTCCAACACTCTGTCCCGCAGCCAGTCAGACTCTGATTTAAATAGTCCAGGACGGATTGCACTACGGAAGGAAGTgggttaaaacaaaaaaaaagggctGGGACTTTGTGATGCAACTGATTCAAAGGAGTTACTTGTCCCGGTGCCAATTTTGCAAACTTCATGCGAGTGAAGTGGACTTGGCCAAACTTTCACTGCGGACTGATCACTCGAACAGATCCTCTCTCCCACGTCTGTCAACATTTGCCCACACCTTCATACGATCCCAGGAGGAACAATGAGTATACTCCCTATAAAGAATTACTTACTTCCCCGCGAAGACACCCCATTTACTTTCCTTTATTACttttttcaaatgttgtaatttttataaaaatGTTTTAAATCGACCTTTTCAAATATATAAGCAAATTGAGCGTTTTTTCTCTGGCTCTAGGTTTCTCCAGCAACATTTTTCCAGATATTTGATATATAGGGCAGATGGGTCATAAAATCAACGGAATCTTATGGTTCACGTTATGAAACCATGCACCACCACACCCCAAGCCGTTTTTTTAAACATGTTTTTCAATGCAAATCCTCCTCTGCGCCTCATTTGCCGGAGCATAATTTGCTGGTGCCGCAAATGTCATTTGTGGCATGTGAGATAGCTCATATCAAAAGCAAATGCTCGATCCAGTTTCTAAAACAGGCGTTTCAGTTACTGTTTTGCTCGAGTCGTTGCAAACTGTCTGGATTTGCACAGTATTTTAAAATTGTGTCTCAGTAGGTTTTCATACATAGCTGTACAATTTCCCGTTTGAACCAGAAAACAGTAAAAACAAACCACCACGAGCGACTTGAAAACCCAAGTTCCCGCAACGAAACCAAGAAGGtcaaataaaacaaaacccaACAAGTTACCATTTAATAAGGGGTTTGCATTGGAAATCAGACCGTGACCTGTGCAGTTCATGATCAGAAAGGGAATGTGTTTAAAAACTGCGAATTCTGGGAAAACGTCAATCGCTATCGGTGACTTGGGAATAGTAGTGAGAACAGGAGGGTACACAATGTCCGATTTTGGTTTGGGAGGAAGAAATCGTGATTTTGCTTTCACAATTGGGGGACAACCAAAACTCTAGAGCAAGTCGTGGATGACGGTAACACTGAATAAATAAATGCACACGGCTGGAATATTCATTTTAAACTTAGTTAAAAGTTTCTTTTGAATTGCTGTCAGCCTTGATCATGGTGAAAATTATTCCCGAACCAAGGTCACGATAATGTTACCAGTTGGAAAGTTTTCTCAGCCCTTAAATAGTttggatttttatttttattcattcaagcATATTTTTATTggatttttattcattcaagcAACATCACTGTTTTGGGCTATAGCAAAGTATTTAACACTGAACTATGCGGTTACGAATATCAGAAGCCAACCTCCCCTGCCCCTAAAATTGTCTGGATGTAATGAAGGCAGAATCTAGCCCCTACCCCCGAGGTCATTTGTGAATTGGCTGGTGTGTAAATAATTGGGAATTAACGAGCCAATCTCTTCCTGTGAGCGAGCTATCACTGTGAGGACTCGTTGGTCTCTCCGCCAAATACTTGCGGTTTTAAAAGTTCTGCCCGCTGAAGCCAGAATATGCAATTTTCTTGTTGGCTCAGAGTGTGTCTTCGCAATGGGCTTCTGTGGCGACTTTCCGAGAAGTTCCCAGTTTGGTGGCGCTGTTGTTAACTTTATGAGAAATGTTGAAGAACCGACTTTTTTTTCTCAAAAAACACACACTTTGGGTTGTCGAGGCATTGACTTTTGTAATGTCCGTTTAACTTTCAGGGATAATTATTCCTGTTTAACTCGATTGTCATTTATACACTATGGGCTCTTCCACTTCCCGTAATGTACACTATACCACAATCCAAGCATAACTTCCCCTCCATCCACGTCTGTTTTCTACTCATCGCTGTCCGGTATTTCCTATCCTCGCACCTGATGTTAAATGTGGGAAGCTCCCGAGCTTC
This is a stretch of genomic DNA from Chiloscyllium punctatum isolate Juve2018m chromosome 11, sChiPun1.3, whole genome shotgun sequence. It encodes these proteins:
- the LOC140483400 gene encoding uncharacterized protein, which translates into the protein MLLLLLYQLLLGTLGGHWAAAYSHPTHCTSDACYTAHMVAKPFWRALDSCKANGGNLATVKDEGEARHIHRLLESSLAGSPGARRRLWLGLQLPRRHCYQQHKPLRGFLWTSGGEESTYSNWAREPLSTCTAHRCVYLAASSSPSPGASGIRFAWADGVCSDHRVDGYLCKFSFRGMCRPVELAGPGSVTYTTPFDAKSATLALVPFGSLAAVSCQGSRSDSYTLCQETSPGSYGWSPAEPGLCAPLSACEAGNGGCAQICLDGLGGSATCSCRDGYALADDLRSCQPLDPCLGHPCEQLCVPRPGGFQCACDAGYALAGDGRSCPDVDECSSWPCAHRCQNTPGSYRCHCQPGYEANGHACVDMDECAGQPCQGPCANIQGSFRCFCWPGYVLSADGLSCTLRDVVSTPQDVVSTPQDVVSTQTAPATDWNVDVETGASWGATHDTMPTALGIHLGTTADIQPGEGTTRSSAITTFSTGSQPPVISPTGRELHGTNSALDPVRNEADRGWLLACVLGSLFAGLLLLCIVAVILCHRHRAAKGKADNGRHFSSWIQAPGPPPFRADDKVTSANSSINNYIEMETDQNTLAAGQSVGRSGFWSSTEAERVETMLLLLCLCLSAGLHGGLVHGVLSPQPAVQEPTPSVCVATVCYSLQRQRRKFNMARKLCKNGQGDAMTVGSTVAAEAIAVLLGSGGEVGGERPRWTGGGTESPAAGGGERPRWTGGGTESPAAGGGERPRWTGGGVKENFWIGLQLHHKACPSNESLLRGYRWVDGEAAANYSQWGAATEECGPRCVTVSAGGTWEERPCNQKADGVLCEYRYPGSCGRLRAGGNATVVYRTPFGADGRHLSELPAGTRAQVAPWGLEFTCRPGQAGEARGAWRGPQASAPWACQVENGGCQHTCHGDSGPGGGPWCGCPAGYTLGEDNTSCQPFDPCREARCEHRCIVQSGTPYCLCWDGYTLGEDSKSCTDVDECQHRPCEQRCVNTPGNFSCECFPGYRLGRDNKCEDVNECETITPCAQRCANTPGSYKCSCYPGYHQDPQDSRECVFYCEEKTNPCAARCIGSDCYCPVGYIYNDRLNLCDDINECDSDACDMTCTNTPGSFKCDCKEGLVLQEDGTTCDVEGSGSGSTLIPTTSSPRVIQPGQAGVSLVVVLASIFAIAVLTLVFAGLAHHLLAKRGKWKTSAAYKPTNVDMDLCQVTSLDEQKQQLQSTETSGVAT